From the genome of Stigmatella aurantiaca, one region includes:
- a CDS encoding SDR family oxidoreductase yields MKIVVIGGSGLIGTKLVTRLRALNHEVIAASPSTGVNALSGEGLQEALAGAQVVVDVANSPSFEDTAVMAFFETSSRNLLAAGKAAGVRHHVALSVVGTERMQGAGYFRAKLAQEALIQASPVPHTIVRATQFFEFLGSIAEAGSHGGTVRLSPALLQPLAAEDVAAALASVALAEPVNGMVEIAGPEKRPLSEFVTRWLTAHKDPRPITVDSQASYFGIPLDDRSLTPGPGARIMPSRFEEWLTRSTLQA; encoded by the coding sequence ATGAAGATCGTCGTCATCGGAGGCTCGGGGCTGATCGGCACGAAGCTCGTCACCCGGCTTCGCGCGCTGAACCATGAGGTGATCGCCGCCTCCCCCTCCACGGGGGTCAACGCCCTCTCCGGGGAGGGGCTCCAGGAGGCACTGGCCGGCGCGCAGGTGGTCGTGGACGTGGCCAACTCGCCCTCGTTCGAGGACACGGCGGTCATGGCCTTTTTCGAGACCTCCAGCCGCAACCTCCTGGCGGCCGGGAAGGCCGCCGGTGTCCGGCATCACGTCGCGCTGTCGGTCGTCGGCACCGAGCGCATGCAGGGCGCGGGTTACTTCCGCGCCAAGCTGGCGCAGGAAGCGCTCATCCAGGCCTCGCCGGTCCCCCACACGATCGTGCGCGCCACGCAGTTCTTCGAGTTCCTGGGCAGCATCGCGGAGGCCGGAAGCCACGGCGGCACGGTCCGCCTGTCTCCCGCCTTGCTACAGCCGCTCGCGGCCGAGGATGTGGCGGCGGCGCTGGCCAGCGTGGCGCTCGCGGAGCCTGTGAACGGGATGGTCGAAATCGCAGGCCCGGAGAAGCGTCCCCTCTCGGAGTTCGTCACCCGCTGGCTGACCGCGCACAAGGACCCGCGCCCAATCACCGTCGATTCGCAGGCGTCCTACTTCGGCATCCCACTCGACGACCGCTCGCTCACGCCCGGCCCGGGCGCCCGCATCATGCCGAGCCGCTTCGAGGAGTGGCTCACCCGTTCCACCCTTCAGGCCTGA